Genomic segment of Kibdelosporangium phytohabitans:
ATCGAAGAGACCGACATCCCGGCTGCGATCAGGTCCGCGACGGGCCGGATCGCCCACGTCCAGGTGTGCGCGAACGACCGCGGCACACCGGGACGCGACCACCTGGACTGGCCCGCCCTGCTCGCCGCGCTCGACGACGCCGGATACGACGGCCCGTTGTGCATCGAATCGTTCACCGCGCACAACGCGAGCATCGCCACGGCCGCGTCGATCTGGCGGCCACTGGCCACCAGCCAGGACGACCTGGCCGCCGACGGCCTCGCGTTCCTCAAATCCCTGTAAGGAAGCCACATGCGCAGACGTATGACCGCGGTGCTGGCCGCGGTGTCGCTGATCCTCGGCCTGTTGCCAGCGTTGGCGCAGGCACAACTGGCACCGGCTTTCCGTGCCCTGCTGTTCACCGAGACCGCGGGGTACCGGCACGACTCGATCCCCGCCGGTGTCGCGATGTTCAAGCAGATGGCCACCGACAACAACTTCGAGCTCGTGCACACCGAGGACTCGACGATCTTCAACGACTCGGCACTGGCCGGGTTCCAGGTCGTGATCATGTTCCAGACCTCGGGCATGGTGTGGGACACCGACGCGCAACGCCAGGCCGTGCAGAAGTACGTGGCAAACGGCGGTGGCATCGCGGCGGTCCACAACGCGACCGACATGGGCATCGAGGACACGTTCCCGTGGTGGGACGACCTGGTCAACGCCGGTGCGCACATGCCGACCCACTCCCCCGGTGTGCTGCAGGGCACGGCGAAGGTCGCCGACCACCAGCACGCCTCGACTTCCGGCCTGCCGGACCGCTGGCAGCGCGCCGAGGAGTGGTACAACTTCGACAAGAACATCCGCGGCAAGGCGCACGTCCTGGTGACCGCGGACGAGAAGACCTACAACCCCGGCCCGGACGCGATGGGCGCCGACCACCCGATCTCGTGGTGCCGTGACGTCGGGCTGGCCAAGGTGTGGTCCACGGCGATGGGGCACCCGCAGGGCGCGTACAGCGAGCCGTTGTTCGCCCAGCACCTGCTCGGCGGCGTGAAGACCGCGGCGAAGGCGGTCCCGTCGGACTGTTCGGCCACTGTGGACAGCGCGTTCGAGAAGGTTCCGCTGGACACCAGCACCAAGGCGCCGACCGCGTTGACGGTCGCACCCGACGGCCGGGTGTACTACACCGAGATCCTCGGGCAGATCAAGGTCTACGACCCGGCGACCGGCACCACACCGGTCGCACTGGAGCTGCCGGTGTACTCCGGCGGCGAGGACGGCATCATCGGGATCACCGTCGACCCGGCGTTCGCCACCAACCACTGGCTCTACATCAACTACTCGCCGCCGGGCAGCGCCGAAGTCAACCGGGTGTCCCGGTTCACCGCGCACGGCAACCACATCGACCCAGCGTCCGAGGTGAAGATCCTCGAAGTGCCCGCGTCCCGGCGCGAGGAACCCGGGCACACCGGCGGGTACCTGACGTTCGGGCCGGGCGGGAACCTGTACGTCGGCGTCGGCGACGACACGAACCCGTTCCAGTCCAGCGGTTACGCGCCGATCGACGAACGGCCCGGCCGTGACCTGTTCGACGCGCAGAAGACCGCGGCCAACACCAACGACCTGCGCGGCAAGATCCTGCGCATCCACCCGGAGCCGGCCGGCGGGTACACGATCCCGGCGGGCAACATGTTCGCGCCGGGTACCGCGAAGACGCGGCCGGAGATCTACGCGATGGGGTTCCGCAACCCGTTCCGGTTCTCCGTGGACACCGACGGCACGATCCACATGGCCGACTACGGGCCCGACGCGCGGGACGCCAACCCGAGTCGTGGCCCGGACGGCAAGGTGGAGTGGAACATCATCCGCTCCCCCGGTTACTACGGCTGGCCGTACTGCGTGGCCAACAACACCCCGTACAACGACTTCGACTTCGCCACGAACACCTCCGGCGCGAAGTTCGACTGCGCCGCGCTGAAGAACGACTCGCCCAACAACACCGGCCGCACCGACCTGCCCGCGGCACGCGCGGCGGACGTCCACTACGGTTACGGCGCCTCGCCGGAGTTCCCCGAACTGGCCACCGGTGGCGGCGCGCCGATGGCCGGGCCGGTCTACCGCTTCGACCCGAACCTGCAGTCGGAGCGCAAGTTCCCGCCGTACTACGACGGGAAGCCGTTCTTCTACGAATGGGCCCGCAACCGGATCTTCACCTTCGGCCTCGACTCACCGGGCGGGTTGCTCAAGATCGACCCGTGGCTGACCAACCAGCGGCTGTTCGCGCCGATGGACATGCGGTTCGGGCCGGACGGCGCGATGTACCTGCTGGAGTGGGGCGAGGGCTACGGCCGTGACAACCCCGACTCCGGGCTCTACCGGATCGACTACAACCAGGGCAATCGCCGTCCGGTCGTGCAGGCGTCGGCGACGCCGTCGTCCGGCGGTGTGCCGTTGGAGGTGAAGTTCTCCAGCGCGGGGTCGTCGGACCCGGAGGGCACGCCGATCGAGTTCACGTGGACGTTCGGTGACGGCGGCACGTCGGCCGAGGCGAACCCGACGCACACGTTCACCACCCGCGGCGCGTACAACGTGCACCTGGAGGTCACGGACGCGACCGGGAAGTCCGGGTCGACCAACGTGACCGTGTCGGTCGGGAACACGGCTCCGGCCGTGGCCATCACCAGGCCGGTGAACGGCGGGTTCTTCGACTTCGGCGACCGGGTTCCGTTCAACGTCAAGGTGACCGACCCGGAGGACGGTCAGATCGACTGCGGCCGTGTCACAGTCAGCCCGGCGCTCGGGCACGACTCGCACGCCCACCCGACGGATCCGATCAAGGCGTGCAAGGGATCGTTCCCGACCGTGCTCGACTCCGGGCACGCGGACGCGAACATCTTCTACTCGGTGGACGCCTCGTACACCGACAACGGCGGCCCAGGCGTGCCACCGCTGATCGGACGGGCGACGCACGTGTTGCAGCCCAAGCACAAGCAGGCCGAGTACTTCAACAACTCGTCCGGTATCCGGATCGTGCCGCAGTCCGGGGCGGAGTCCGGGCGGCGGATCGGGGACATCTCGAACGGCGACTGGATCTCGTTCAAGCCGGTCAACTTCACCGGCATCGACCAGCTCAGGCTGCGGGCCTCGTCGCCGACCGGCGGCGGATCGGTGGAACTGCGGGCGGGGTCTGTCACCGGCCAGCTGATGGCGACGGTGCCGGTGCCCAACACCGGCGGCTGGGACAACTACGTGCTCCTGCCTCCGGTGAACATCGCGAAACCGGCTGGGACGACCGAGTTGTTCATGGTGTTCCGCGGTGACCGGCCGAGTCCGTTCGACCTGGACTCGATGACGTTCGTGGGCAACGGTGTCGTCGACCGCCAGGCCCCGGCGACGGCGCTGTCCTCGGGCACGCCCGACGGCAAGGACGGCTGGTACATCACCGCGCCCGCGGTCACGCTCGCGGCGACCGACGACTCCGCGGTGGCCTCCACTGAGTACAGTGTGGACGGCGGAGCGTGGACCGCTTACACCGCGCCGTTCACAGTGCCCGACGGGACGCACGTGGTCCGGTACCGCTCGACGGACGTCTCGGGCAACGTCGAAACCGAACGTTCCACCGAATTCAAGGTGGACACGGCATCGCCGGCGTTGTCGTTGACGGGCCTCGATCCGGGTGGTGTGTACGGCTCGTCCCAGCAGGTCGATGTCGTGTGGAACGCCACCGACACCGGCTCGGGAGTGGCGTCCAGCTCGGTGACTCTCGACGGAACGCCTCTCCCGCCGGGGAAGTTGTCGCTGCACGCGTTGCCGTTGGGTGCGCACGCGGCTGAGATCACCGCTGTGGACAAGGCCGGGCGCACGTCGTTGTACCGGATCGGTTTCACCGTGCGGACTTCGGCCGTGGACCTGCGTGCGCTGGTCCAGCGGTTCGCGCCGAGCCGGACGGGTGATCTCGTCCCGATGGTCGACCAGGCCGAGCAGTTGGCCGCGGCGGGCCGCAAACACGCTGCTTCGGTGGCCATGTCGGTGTTCCGGATCGATGTCCGGCTGACCATCGCGGACCGGACGGTGTCGACCTTGCTGGATCGCGACGCACGGGCGTTGGCCGAACAATGGCGATCATGACGCCTGGCCGCTGACGACCTGTGCCGGCTGCGCGGCGTGTGCTCTGGAGTACGCGAGGCTCGCCGCGCAGGCCCGTTCCAGGCGACGGGTGGCCGCGCTGCCGCCGTCACCGCAACAGGGACAGGAGATCCGGACCGCACCGGTGAGTTCGTCGACCGCGACCGTGAGTTCGGTCCGGCACGACCGGCACCACCGGTGCCACGTGACCTGGTTGACGTGCGCGCACGAGGACACGCACTGGTGGATCCACCTGCTGTGCACGTGGCAGGTCAGGCGGTCGTCGGCGGCGACCCGGCCGGTGTCCTCGGCCCGGTCCTCCTGCGCGAGGCGAACGCGGAGGCTGTGCCCGTTGAGCTGAACGACGGTGTTCATCCCGATCCCCTTTCGCGGTGTCCGCACCCAGGCGTCGAACGACGACGGCCGGATCGGCACGACCGGGTCAGCGATCGTGAACTTGGTCGTTGAGCTGCGGGAACACCTTCGAGACCTTCGCCAGGAGGTAGTCGCCGTACGTGCCTTCGAAGTCGTGCACGTCGGCGCCGTCCCAGCGCGTGTGCGGGGCCAGCACCCGCTGTCCGACCGCTCGCACGTCGGCGTCGAAGTTCGGGTCGAAGAAGAACGGCCACGACAGGCGGTCGCGATCACGGGTGCCGATCACCCGGTGCGGGGTGGAGCGGTAGTGGCCGCCGGTCAGCCGGTCGAGCATGTCGCCGATGTTGCACACGAACGTGCTGGGGATCGGGTCCGCGGCGATCCAGCGGTCCTGCGACTTCACCTGCAGGCCGCCGTTGTCGTCCTGTTTGAGGATGGTGAGCAGGCCGTAGTCGGTGTGTTCGCCGACGCCCCACGCTTCGTCACCGCCCGGTGGGTAGTTGAAGATCCGGAACAGGATCAGCGGGTCGGCGGTGTACCGCTCGGCGAAGTAGTCGTGGCCGAGATCGAGGCTCAACGCGATGCCGCGCATCAGCGCGTGCCCGACGCCGGTCAACGCGGTCAGGTAGGCGAGCACGGTCTCGCGGAACTCGGGCGAGGGGAACAGGTTGGGTCCGTGCAGCGGCCGGTCGTCGGATGGCAGTTCGGCGCCGAAGTACAGGCCTTCCTTGCGGTCCGGCTGTCCCGAGGTGAGTTCGCCGCCGACTGGGAAGTACCCGCGCCACGCGCGTCCGCCGTGCCGCATCCGGATCTTCATCTTCGTGGCGGTGTCCTGGGCGAAGAACTCGCGGCTGAGCCGTTCGAGGCGGTCCTGCAGGTCTTCGTCGACGCCGTGGCCCGCGATGTAGAAGAAGCCGCCGGTGCGGCACGCCTCGCCGATCGCCGCCGCGACCGCACCCGGTGCCCGCCCGGTGACCAGCGGCTCGATGTCGATCACGGAAATGCTCATGCCGAACGATAGTGCCCGAACAGCGGCATGACGACCACGTCCACCATGCGGGTCAGGTACGGCTCGTCCAATGGCTCGTCCAGCAGCAGGATCCTGGCGAACAGCAACGACATCGGCACGCTGGCGACGATCTCGTCGACCGGTCCGCGCAGTTCGCCGCGGGCGATCGCCGGTCGATCACGCCGGTCATGATCTCCCGGTCCCGGTCGACGATGCCCGCCCGCACGAGACGGCCCAGTTCACCGTTGTCGCGGATCGCGATCGGCAGCCCGGACAGCACTCCGGCGTGCTGTCCCAGGCGTGCGGTGAGCGCGGTGGCCTGCGCCAGCAGGTCGTCGCGGAGGGTGCCGGTGTCGATCTCGGCGTGCGGTGTGGCGAACTCGTGCCGGACGGCGGCGAGCACGAGCGCCTCCTTGTCCGGCCACCGCTGGTATGTCGACGTGCGCGCGGTGTTCGCGCTGTTCGGGTCGACGCTGTTCGCGGGCAAGCGGCCGATCTGGTTCGGCGACCCGGACCTGCCCATCACCCCGACCTACATCGACGACTTCGCCACCACCATGATCACGCTGGCGGACGAGCCGGACGCGTGGGGCGAGGTGTGGCACGTACCGTCGAGCGAGCCGACCACCGCACGGCGGTTCGCCGAACTCGCCGGACGCGGACCGTTGCGCGCGATGCCGGCCACAGCGGCGAAAGCGCTCGGCCTGCTGTCCACAGTGGCCCGGCACGGCAACCAGATCCTCCACCAGTTCGAGCAGCCGTTCATCGTGGACTCGGCCAGGTTCGCCGCCCGGTTCGGCGGCACCGCCACCGATCTGCGGGAAGGCGTGGCGGCCACGCTCAGGTGGCACCAGCGCAATCCCCGGCGCTCGCTGCTGCCTTCGTGATCGACGCGTCGATCCCGTCGAGCAGCACTTCGAGGCCGGCTTTGAACTGCTCGGTGCTTTCCCGTTCCATGTAGGGCGTGCAGTCGTCGTCCGGTGGTGTCGCGCCCTCGGTTTCCAGCCGGATCAAGGCGGAGTAGCGCTCGGCGAAGTCCGGGACGACCGCTTGCAGCGCCGCGGACCGCGCGTACCACCAGTCCTCGTCGGAGATCCCCGTCGCGCCCGGTGCCTGCCGGGATTCCGCGATCGTCTGCACGGATCCCCGCACGAAACTGGCCAGCGTGCCGACGATCCGGCGCAACAGCAGCGCGGGCAGTTCGACGCCGTCGAACAACCGGACCAGCGTGTCCATCGAGGCGAACTCGTTGGGCCCCAGCACCGGCCGCGCGGACGAGACCTGCAGCACCCAGGGGTGGCGCAGGAAGAACGCCCAGAGGTCGTTCGCCCATGCGACGACCGCGGGCCGCCATCCCCGGGAGACGTCGTACTGCGTCGGCAGTTCGCCGAGGGCACGGTCGTGCATCAGGTCGACGAGTTCGCCTTTGCTGGGCACGTACGTGTAGAGCGCCATGCCGCTGCGGCCGAGCACCTTGCCCACGGTCCGCATGGAGACCGCGTTCATGCCCTCGGTGTCGGCGAGCCCGATCGCCGCGTCGACGATCTCGTCGACACTCAGGCCCTGTTTGGGCCCCGGGTTGACCTTCTCGGCGTCCTGCACGGCGCCGTGAGCCCGCCACAGCAGGGCCATAGTCCGCTTGTTCTCGCCTTGACCGGCGTAGACGACCACTCGACACTCCTAACCCATTACGCCGTAAGAGGTTAGCAGGGTGATCACCGCACCGCCGACATGAGGCGATACCGCGACGTCGTCCGATACGCGCCCGGATCCTCGTTGCCCGCCCGCAGCACATCCATGACCTGGCCCTGCACCTCGTCCAGCACGCCGTGCTCGGCCAGCACAGGCCGGGCGGCGAGCCAGAACGGATGATCCTCCACAGCCATCTTCCAGTACCCCTCGGGCGAGGGCGCGGTGAACGCGAGCGCCCGCTCCCGCATCGTCACCTCGAAGCCGTGCGCGCCGAACAACGCCCGCACCTCGCTCTGCTCGTGCCACGCGAACCCCGCGCCACCCGGAGCACCGGCCACCGTGGCGAACGCCTCCCCGATCGTCCGCATCCCGTCGGCCATGACCCCTTCGGGCACCCACGCGGTCAGCACGATCCGGCCGTCCGGCGCGGTGATCCGCGCCAGCTCGGCGGCAGCGGCGGTGACGTCCGGCGCGAAGATCACCGCGAAAACCGAGAGCACGACATCGGCGAACCCGTCCGGCAACGCGGTCGCCGCGGCCTCCCCGGGCCGGAAGTCGGCCGCCACCCCCAGTTCACCGGCCTTGGCCCGAGCCACCTCGAGCAACCGCTCCGCCGGGTCGACGCCGGTGACGTGCACACCTTGCCGTTGAGCCGCAACCAATGCGGCGTTGCCCGTGCCACAGCCGACATCCACGAGCCGCTGTCCGGGCCGTGGATCGGCGAGGTCGACGGCAGCGTGCGCGGCGGGCAGCAGCTGCGGCGCGACGCTCTCGTACGACCCGGTCCCCCAGTCGATATCGCTCATACCAGCAGTTCTATCAGGTGAACGACAAGCCCTCGCACCATGCACGCGCGCACAGGACGAGGGCTCGGTTGTCAGAACCGCCTGTCAGATAACCCGGTCAGCAGCTTCCGCAGCAGCCACACCCAGGGCCAGTACACGAACTGCAGCCGCAATGGTTCATGTCTCCACTCCCTTGCTCGCCTTCGGCACAGCTTTTCGACGGTGCCACCACGAGCCCCGGACGTCGTACCGCCGAGCGAGTGAGACAGGAAGACCCGGCGACTGATCACAGCCGATACGGTGGGCATCGTGATCGACCCGGCACCCACCGTCTACCTGCTCGCGGGGCTGCCCGGGTCGGGAAAGACGACGTACGCGAACACTCTGCGGCGCCGGGGCGTGGTCAGACTGTCGGTGGACGAGCAGGTCATCGCCGCGCATGGCCGGCTCGGCAAGGACTACCCGGAAACGGAACACCTTGCCCTGCTGCGTCCCATCACCGACGCGGTCCGGCGGCAGCTGGCCACCCTCGTCCAGAATGGACAGTCGGTGGTCCTTGACCACGGACTCGGCACCAAGGCCGAACGAGACGCCTACAAAGACCTGGTCACGCGGCACGGCGGCCGGTGGCGGCTGATCCACTTCCCAGTCGCGCGAGCGGAGTTGCTGCGTCGGCTCGCCGTGCGCAACGACGACGCCGAGTCCGGACTGATCTCACCGGAAGTGCTGGACTGGATCGCCGAGCACTCCGAGGAACCCGTCGGCGAGGGAGAAGAGCTGCCGGACTCCGATCTGCGACCGGACTGCTAGACGGATTCGGAGATCACCACCGCGACCGTGTCCGGTTCGAGCGCCCTGAACGTGTGCGGCACGTCGGCGGGGTAGCCGGCGTAGTCGCCGGGGCCGATCTCCACGGGTGAGTCCAGCACGCCAGTGAGGGCACGGCCTGTGCTGAGGATGACGTGCTCGTATGTTCCGGCGCGGTGCGGGGCCGAGTCGTGTGCTGCGCCCGGTTGCACTGTGACGAGGTAGATGTCGCGGCGGGCGTGGGGCGGGCAGGCCGAGAGGACTTTCGCCACGTAGTTCGCGTGTTCCGCGGGGATCACCGCGCCTTCGCTCGCGCGGATCACCTGGACCTCGGGCTGCGGTGGCTCCACCATCTGGGCGAAGGTCACGTCCAGCGCCACGCACAGTGCCCACAGGGTTTCCACGCTCGGGTTCCCCGATCCCGACTCCAGCTGGGACAGCGTCGACTTCGCCACTCCTGCCCGGCGGGCCAGTTCCGCCAGTGACAGGCCCACTCGGCGGCGTTCGCGCTGCAGTGAGGCCGCGATCACCGAGATCACCGAGAGTTGCGCCGGGTTCCGCGCCATCATCGTTCGCTCCATCGGTACGGGCGTTCGGCTTGACAAACGACAGGGTCGGTGTTCAGCATAGCGGTCGATGCGTTCGTTATGGAGAACCCTGGATCGAGCACTGGCGCGTGACATCGCGCTGGTGTGCGTGGCCTGCGCTTTCGTCGGCGTCTCGTTCGGCGCCATCACGGTCAGCTCGGGCCTGCCGGTATGGCTGCCGACGCTCATGTCGGTCGCCGTGTTCGCCGGCGCCTCCCAGTTCATGTTCGTCGCGATCATCGCCTCGGGTGGCGGCCTGGTCGCCGCCGTGGTCACCGGGCTGCTGGTGAACACGCGGCTGCTGCCGCTCGGGTTCGCGGTCGGCGACGTGATCAGCGGGAACTGGCGGCAACGACTGTTCGGCAGCCACATCACCACCGATGAGGTCGCCGCGTTCACGATGGCCCAGCGCGATCCGGGCACGCGCCGGGCCGCCTTCTGGGGGTGCGGCCTCGGCCTGTTCGCCTCCTGGAACCTCGGCGTCCTGCTCGGCGCGTTCGGTGGCACGGTCATCAAGGACACCAACGTCTTCGGCTTGGACGCAGCGTTCCCCGCGGTACTGCTCGCGCTGGTGCTGCCGTCGCTCAAGGACGGGCCAACGCGCCGTGCAGCCGCCGTCGGTGTGGTCATCGCGTTGGCCACGTCGCCGTTCCTGACCGCGGGTGCGCCCGTATTGCTTGCCCTGGTTGGCGTGCTCGCCAGCCTCGGGGGCGACAGATTCGCCGCGAAGAAGGTGGCCACATGATGCTCGTTCTCGCGGTTGTGGTGCTGGCCGTGGGCACGCTCGCCTTCCGCCTCGCCGGTCCGACGCTGCGAGCGCGCGTCGAGATCTCACCGAGGATCGAGACGCTGATGATGGTGAGCGTCGCTGTGTTGTTCGCGGCGCTTGTCGCCACGTCATCCCTGGTGGAAAACCAGGCGTTCGCTGGGTACGCCCGCCCGGCGGGGGTGCTCGTCGGCGGTGTGCTGGCGTGGCGGAAGGCCCCGTTTGTCGCGGTTGTCCTCGCCGCCGCTGGGACCGCCGCGGTGTTGCGGCTGCTCGGGGTGCCCTGACTTGACTTGACCACGACTTGAAAGGATCCTTTCGAAAGAGTTCTTTCAAGTGGAGGTGTCATGGCCGAGTTGCCCGCACGGATGCGAGTCCGGGACGCCGCGCTGATGCGGGCGCTGGCCCATCCCCTGCGCGCCGAGCTGCTCACGTACCTGATGGCCGTGGGGCCACGTACGGCGAGCGAGTGCGCCACCGCGGTCGGCTCGACGGCTTCCAACTGCAGCTGGCACCTGCGTCAACTGGCGGGCTTCGGCCTGGTCGAACGCGCGGAGGGCGGCAACAGCCGCGACAAGCCGTGGCGTGCCACGCAGGTCGGGCTGGAGTTCGAGGAGTTCAGCCCGGACCCGGCCACCCATGCCGCGCAGCTGGCCGTCCTCGGCGCCAACGCCGCGGGCGACCAGGTCCTGACGCAGCGGTTCGTCGACAGCGTCGACGTGCTCGAGCCCGAATGGCAGCGGACGTCCGGCCTGAACACCTACTCGCTGCGGGTCAACGCGGCCGAGCTCGCCGAGCTGACTATGGCCATCGACTCGTTGCTGCGGCCATACGTGACGACGATCAGGCCGGACGCACCGCCGGACGCCCGGCCGGTGCACGCGAGCTGGCGTGCGTTCCCGAGGATCGAAGCCGACGGGACGCCGAGCTCATGACCAGGGCGTTCGCCCGGTTGTGGACCGCGAGCCTGTTCTCGGAGATCGCCGAGTGGATGCTGCAGATCGCATTGCCCGTGTACATCTACCAGGCGACCGGCTCGGCTGGGTCGACCGCGTTGGCGATGGCCGCGGGTGTGCTGCCGATGATCCTGCTGAGCCCCGTGGCGGGGTTCGTCGCCGATCGCTGCGACCGGGGCCGCACGCTGTCGCTGGTGTGCGCGGGCCAGGCCCTGACCGCCGTGCCGCTGCTGGTGTACGACCAGGTCTGGCTGGTTTACGCGGTGATGCTGGCGCAGTCGTCGGCGGCGACGTTGTTCGAGCCCGCGCGCAACGCCCTCATCCCCCAGATCGTCCGCGGCGAACGGATCGTGTCCGCCAACGGCTGGATGGGGTTCAACAGCAGCGGCGCCCGTCTGCTCGGCAGTTCCGCCGGCGGCATCCTGCTCGCCACCGGCGGCCTGACCACTGTGATCGTCAGCTACCTCGGCGCGCTGGTGGTCGCAGCGGCACTGCTCGTGCGGCGGTTCCACGTCGCCAGGACACCTGTCGTGCACGAGCCCATGTGGCGGGCGTGGCTGGGTGGGCTGACGGAGTTCCGCCGTGAGCGGCGGCTGCGCCTCATCGGGGCGGTGCTGCTCGTCGGCTCGGTGGCACAGGGCATGTTCCTCGTCCTGTTCGTCGTGTTCGTGACGGGGCCGCTCGGCGGCGGCGAGGCTCAGGTCGGGCTCCTGCGCGGAGCCCAGGCCATCGGTGGCCTGGTCGCCGGTGTGGTG
This window contains:
- a CDS encoding isopenicillin N synthase family dioxygenase, which gives rise to MSISVIDIEPLVTGRAPGAVAAAIGEACRTGGFFYIAGHGVDEDLQDRLERLSREFFAQDTATKMKIRMRHGGRAWRGYFPVGGELTSGQPDRKEGLYFGAELPSDDRPLHGPNLFPSPEFRETVLAYLTALTGVGHALMRGIALSLDLGHDYFAERYTADPLILFRIFNYPPGGDEAWGVGEHTDYGLLTILKQDDNGGLQVKSQDRWIAADPIPSTFVCNIGDMLDRLTGGHYRSTPHRVIGTRDRDRLSWPFFFDPNFDADVRAVGQRVLAPHTRWDGADVHDFEGTYGDYLLAKVSKVFPQLNDQVHDR
- a CDS encoding TetR-like C-terminal domain-containing protein: MLAAVRHEFATPHAEIDTGTLRDDLLAQATALTARLGQHAGVLSGLPIAIRDNGELGRLVRAGIVDRDREIMTGVIDRRSPAANCADRSTRSSPACRCRCCSPGSCCWTSHWTSRT
- a CDS encoding helix-turn-helix domain-containing protein, whose product is MARNPAQLSVISVIAASLQRERRRVGLSLAELARRAGVAKSTLSQLESGSGNPSVETLWALCVALDVTFAQMVEPPQPEVQVIRASEGAVIPAEHANYVAKVLSACPPHARRDIYLVTVQPGAAHDSAPHRAGTYEHVILSTGRALTGVLDSPVEIGPGDYAGYPADVPHTFRALEPDTVAVVISESV
- a CDS encoding AAA family ATPase, with amino-acid sequence MIDPAPTVYLLAGLPGSGKTTYANTLRRRGVVRLSVDEQVIAAHGRLGKDYPETEHLALLRPITDAVRRQLATLVQNGQSVVLDHGLGTKAERDAYKDLVTRHGGRWRLIHFPVARAELLRRLAVRNDDAESGLISPEVLDWIAEHSEEPVGEGEELPDSDLRPDC
- a CDS encoding winged helix-turn-helix domain-containing protein; protein product: MAELPARMRVRDAALMRALAHPLRAELLTYLMAVGPRTASECATAVGSTASNCSWHLRQLAGFGLVERAEGGNSRDKPWRATQVGLEFEEFSPDPATHAAQLAVLGANAAGDQVLTQRFVDSVDVLEPEWQRTSGLNTYSLRVNAAELAELTMAIDSLLRPYVTTIRPDAPPDARPVHASWRAFPRIEADGTPSS
- a CDS encoding AzlC family ABC transporter permease; amino-acid sequence: MRSLWRTLDRALARDIALVCVACAFVGVSFGAITVSSGLPVWLPTLMSVAVFAGASQFMFVAIIASGGGLVAAVVTGLLVNTRLLPLGFAVGDVISGNWRQRLFGSHITTDEVAAFTMAQRDPGTRRAAFWGCGLGLFASWNLGVLLGAFGGTVIKDTNVFGLDAAFPAVLLALVLPSLKDGPTRRAAAVGVVIALATSPFLTAGAPVLLALVGVLASLGGDRFAAKKVAT
- a CDS encoding ThuA domain-containing protein, which gives rise to MRRRMTAVLAAVSLILGLLPALAQAQLAPAFRALLFTETAGYRHDSIPAGVAMFKQMATDNNFELVHTEDSTIFNDSALAGFQVVIMFQTSGMVWDTDAQRQAVQKYVANGGGIAAVHNATDMGIEDTFPWWDDLVNAGAHMPTHSPGVLQGTAKVADHQHASTSGLPDRWQRAEEWYNFDKNIRGKAHVLVTADEKTYNPGPDAMGADHPISWCRDVGLAKVWSTAMGHPQGAYSEPLFAQHLLGGVKTAAKAVPSDCSATVDSAFEKVPLDTSTKAPTALTVAPDGRVYYTEILGQIKVYDPATGTTPVALELPVYSGGEDGIIGITVDPAFATNHWLYINYSPPGSAEVNRVSRFTAHGNHIDPASEVKILEVPASRREEPGHTGGYLTFGPGGNLYVGVGDDTNPFQSSGYAPIDERPGRDLFDAQKTAANTNDLRGKILRIHPEPAGGYTIPAGNMFAPGTAKTRPEIYAMGFRNPFRFSVDTDGTIHMADYGPDARDANPSRGPDGKVEWNIIRSPGYYGWPYCVANNTPYNDFDFATNTSGAKFDCAALKNDSPNNTGRTDLPAARAADVHYGYGASPEFPELATGGGAPMAGPVYRFDPNLQSERKFPPYYDGKPFFYEWARNRIFTFGLDSPGGLLKIDPWLTNQRLFAPMDMRFGPDGAMYLLEWGEGYGRDNPDSGLYRIDYNQGNRRPVVQASATPSSGGVPLEVKFSSAGSSDPEGTPIEFTWTFGDGGTSAEANPTHTFTTRGAYNVHLEVTDATGKSGSTNVTVSVGNTAPAVAITRPVNGGFFDFGDRVPFNVKVTDPEDGQIDCGRVTVSPALGHDSHAHPTDPIKACKGSFPTVLDSGHADANIFYSVDASYTDNGGPGVPPLIGRATHVLQPKHKQAEYFNNSSGIRIVPQSGAESGRRIGDISNGDWISFKPVNFTGIDQLRLRASSPTGGGSVELRAGSVTGQLMATVPVPNTGGWDNYVLLPPVNIAKPAGTTELFMVFRGDRPSPFDLDSMTFVGNGVVDRQAPATALSSGTPDGKDGWYITAPAVTLAATDDSAVASTEYSVDGGAWTAYTAPFTVPDGTHVVRYRSTDVSGNVETERSTEFKVDTASPALSLTGLDPGGVYGSSQQVDVVWNATDTGSGVASSSVTLDGTPLPPGKLSLHALPLGAHAAEITAVDKAGRTSLYRIGFTVRTSAVDLRALVQRFAPSRTGDLVPMVDQAEQLAAAGRKHAASVAMSVFRIDVRLTIADRTVSTLLDRDARALAEQWRS
- a CDS encoding class I SAM-dependent methyltransferase is translated as MSDIDWGTGSYESVAPQLLPAAHAAVDLADPRPGQRLVDVGCGTGNAALVAAQRQGVHVTGVDPAERLLEVARAKAGELGVAADFRPGEAAATALPDGFADVVLSVFAVIFAPDVTAAAAELARITAPDGRIVLTAWVPEGVMADGMRTIGEAFATVAGAPGGAGFAWHEQSEVRALFGAHGFEVTMRERALAFTAPSPEGYWKMAVEDHPFWLAARPVLAEHGVLDEVQGQVMDVLRAGNEDPGAYRTTSRYRLMSAVR
- a CDS encoding AzlD domain-containing protein, giving the protein MMLVLAVVVLAVGTLAFRLAGPTLRARVEISPRIETLMMVSVAVLFAALVATSSLVENQAFAGYARPAGVLVGGVLAWRKAPFVAVVLAAAGTAAVLRLLGVP
- a CDS encoding TetR/AcrR family transcriptional regulator; translated protein: MVVYAGQGENKRTMALLWRAHGAVQDAEKVNPGPKQGLSVDEIVDAAIGLADTEGMNAVSMRTVGKVLGRSGMALYTYVPSKGELVDLMHDRALGELPTQYDVSRGWRPAVVAWANDLWAFFLRHPWVLQVSSARPVLGPNEFASMDTLVRLFDGVELPALLLRRIVGTLASFVRGSVQTIAESRQAPGATGISDEDWWYARSAALQAVVPDFAERYSALIRLETEGATPPDDDCTPYMERESTEQFKAGLEVLLDGIDASITKAAASAGDCAGAT